A stretch of Natronococcus sp. CG52 DNA encodes these proteins:
- a CDS encoding TorD/DmsD family molecular chaperone, with amino-acid sequence MDMEAIYEARLDLVEFLVTATHDAPGEAFIEDILEGDVIGPSGTVNEELGEGFDLLEQFIEANEDRPIEDVVDELEVEYTRLLVGPRPPVTPHETYFRGEMQYLGEGLPKVEASYGAAGWSPPENYPEESDHVAVELAFLRHLIRSQKRGREEALGYQRVFHEEHLTHWLDDCAAAIAAEANATFYEAVGHLLAGYNEFEEEIALQVS; translated from the coding sequence ATGGACATGGAAGCTATCTACGAGGCTCGCCTCGATCTGGTCGAGTTCCTCGTCACGGCGACCCACGACGCACCGGGAGAAGCGTTCATCGAAGATATCCTCGAAGGCGACGTAATCGGCCCGTCCGGAACCGTCAACGAGGAACTCGGCGAGGGGTTCGACTTGCTCGAGCAGTTCATCGAGGCGAACGAGGATCGGCCGATCGAGGATGTCGTCGACGAACTCGAGGTCGAATACACCCGGCTGCTCGTCGGTCCCCGACCGCCGGTGACCCCCCACGAGACGTACTTCCGCGGGGAGATGCAGTACCTGGGCGAGGGGCTGCCGAAGGTCGAGGCGAGTTACGGTGCCGCCGGCTGGAGCCCGCCCGAAAACTATCCCGAAGAGAGCGACCACGTCGCGGTCGAACTCGCCTTCCTCCGGCACCTGATTCGATCCCAGAAACGGGGTCGCGAGGAAGCGCTCGGCTACCAACGCGTCTTCCACGAGGAACACCTCACTCACTGGCTCGACGACTGTGCTGCGGCGATCGCCGCGGAGGCGAACGCGACCTTCTACGAGGCGGTCGGACACCTGCTCGCCGGGTACAACGAGTTCGAAGAGGAAATCGCGCTCCAGGTGAGCTAA